The following are encoded together in the Marmota flaviventris isolate mMarFla1 chromosome 18, mMarFla1.hap1, whole genome shotgun sequence genome:
- the Tmc4 gene encoding voltage-gated chloride channel TMC4, whose translation MEENRTWDPDAWGSSGEQPAPQKARGGQSLAAVLHQLPSAATLRYRGPGMLPWGTLEEEDEDGERSRQASAEASQSELQDPRPSRELPWPMQARRAHRKSQAREQVALGSGPRTAHWARLLPRSKEKMKEGLRGLQPWAWTLKRIGGQFGGGTESYFSLLRFLLLLNVLASVLEACMTLLPTWLEGAPPGPPGPGTSSPCGSYSPHTQGLVSFPTQLFNLLSGEGYLEWSPLFYGFYPPRKYLAVTYLCSVFAMGLICLLLILHRSVSGLKQTLLAESGALTSYSHQVFSAWDFGLRGDENVRLRQGIILYELQVELEEAVVQRQAAARTLGQQAKVWLVRALLNLLVLALLAAAFYGVFWATGYTVQLQEMSLVQQTPLLNLVVNYLPSIFISVVNFVPPFVFKLIAPLEGYTRSRQIVIILLRTVFLRLASLLVLLFSLWNQLTCGGDAEAEDCKTCGYNYKELPCWETRLGQEMYKLLIFDFLSGLAVTLLVRFPRKLVCGFCPGALGRVAGTQEFEVPDEVLGLIYAQTVVWVGSFFCPLLPLLNTVKFLLLFYLKKVTLFFTCSPASRTFRASTANFFFPLVLLMGLAISAVPVFYSIFQIPPSKACGPFRDKSSIWAQIPESIDSLPQTTQNFLFFLGTQAFAVPLLLISSILMAYTVALANSYGRLISELKRQIKTEAQNKVFLAQRTVAMSSARGASTSVSRDDVPP comes from the exons ATGGAGGAAAACCGGACCTGGGACCCTGACGCCTGGGGCTCCTCTGGGGAGCAGCCAGCCCCTCAGAAAGCCAGGGGAG GCCAGTCCTTGGCCGCTGTGCTGCACCAGCTCCCCAGTGCTGCTACCCTTCGGTACCGTGGCCCTGGGATGCTGCCCTGGGGGACACtggaagaggaggatgaggatgGAGAGAGGAGCAGGCAGGCCTCTGCAGAAGCCAGCCAAAGCGAGCTGCAGGACCCTCGCCCGTCCCGGGAGTTGCCGTGGCCCATGCAGGCCAGGAGGGCTCACAG aaagagccaggccagggaacaaGTGGCCTTGGGCTCTGGACCGAGGACTGCCCACTGGGCACGGCTGCTCCCTCGGTCCAAGGAGAAGATGAAGGAAGGCTTGCGCGGCCTACAGCCCTGGGCCTGGACCCTGAAGAGGATCGGGG GCCAGTTTGGCGGGGGCACCGAGTCCTACTTCTCCCTGTTGCGCTTCCTGCTGCTGCTCAACGTGCTGGCCTCTGTGCTCGAGGCCTGCATGACGCTGCTGCCCACCTGGTTGGAAGGGGCTCCCCCCGGCCCTCCCGGCCCTGGTACCTCCTCGCCCTGCGGCTCCTATAGCCCCCACACCCAGGGCCTGGTCTCCTTTCCCACGCAGCTTTTCAACCTGCTCTCTGGAGAG GGTTACCTAGAATGGTCTCCTCTCTTCTACGGGTTCTACCCGCCCCGCAAGTACCTGGCCGTGACCTACCTGTGCTCTGTCTTTGCCATGGGCCTCATCTGCCTCCTGCTCATCCTGCACCG CTCGGTGTCGGGACTGAAGCAGACCTTGTTGGCTGAATCCGGGGCTCTGACCAGCTACAGCCACCAGGTGTTCTCAGCCTGGGACTTTGGCCTCCGTGGGGACGAGAATGTGCGGCTGCGCCAGGGCATCATTCTGTATGAGTTGCAG GTGGAACTGGAGGAAGCAGTGGTGCAACGCCAGGCTGCAGCTCGGACACTGGGCCAGCAAGCCAAGGTGTGGCTGGTGCGCGCGCTGCTCAACCTGCTGGTGTTGGCGCTCCTGGCCGCGGCCTTTTACGGTGTCTTCTGGGCCACAGGATACACCGTGCAACTACAG GAGATGTCCCTTGTCCAGCAGACCCCACTGCTAAATCTTGTAGTGAATTATCTTCCGTCCATCTTCATCTCCGTGGTCAACTTCGTGCCGCCGTTTGTGTTCAAGCTGATCGCCCCACTGGAGGGCTACACTCGGAGCCGCCAGATCGTTATTATCCTGCTCAG GACTGTGTTTCTGCGCCTTGCATCCCTGCTGGTCCTGCTCTTCTCCCTCTGGAATCAGCTCACTTGCGGGGGCGACGCCGAGGCTGAGGACTGCAAGACCTGTGGCTATAATTACAAGGAACTTCCG tgctgggagaCTCGTCTGGGCCAGGAGATGTACAAACTCCTCATCTTTGATTTTCTGAGCGGCCTGGCGGTCACGCTGCTCGTCCGGTTTCCTCGGAA GCTTGTGTGTGGCTTCTGTCCTGGTGCGCTGGGTCGAGTCGCCGGGACGCAGGAGTTCGAGGTGCCCGACGAGGTGCTGGGGCTTATCTACGCCCAGACGGTGGTCTGGGTGGGGAGCTTTTTCTGCCCTTTACTGCCCCTGCTCAACACGGTCAAGTTCCTGCTGCTCTTCTATCTGAAGAAG GTCACCCTCTTCTTCACCTGCTCTCCAGCCTCCCGCACCTTCCGGGCCTCCACCGCgaatttctttttccctctggTCCTTCTCATGGGTCTGGCCATCTCTGCTGTCCCGGTGTTTTACAGCATATTCCA GATCCCACCTTCTAAGGCATGCGGTCCATTCCGGGATAAGTCATCCATCTGGGCCCAGATCCCTGAATCCATTGACAGCCTCCCTCAGACCACCcagaattttctcttctttctggggACCCAGGCTTTTGCTGTGCCTCTCCTGCTGATCTCCAG CATCCTGATGGCGTATACCGTGGCCCTAGCTAACTCTTATGGACGCCTCATCTCTGAGCTCAAACGCCAGATAAAGACG GAAGCGCAGAATAAAGTCTTCCTGGCACAGCGGACAGTGGCAATGAGCTCCGCCAGAGGGGCTTCGACCAGCGTGTCTCGGGATGACGTCCCACCGTGA
- the Leng1 gene encoding leukocyte receptor cluster member 1 yields MNILPKKSWHVRNKDNVARVRRDEAQAREEEKERERRVLLAQQEARTEFLRKKARHQNSLSELDAAEAGAPRSGPVDLFRDLLEEGKGVTRGNKDYEEEKRQEKERQEKALGILTYLGQSAAEAQTQPPWYQLPPKRGGSPTGSGTDEKIKSRLDPLQEMQKHLGKKRRHSSEERGHNRKGKMEGSEKQRPKQPPSLDQLRAERLRREVAERARAEALLARIQGRVPQEGQPEEEIDDRRRRYNSQFNPQLARRPRQQDHLAH; encoded by the exons ATGAACATCTTGCCCAAGAAGAGCTGGCATGTTCGGAATAAGGACAATGTCGCCCGCGTGAGGCGTGACGAAGCTCAGgccagggaggaagaaaaggagcgTGAAAGGAGGGTACTGCTTGCTCAACAAGAG GCTCGCACAGAGTTCCTAAGGAAGAAAGCCAGGCATCAGAATTCACTGTCTGAACTCGATGCAGCAGAGGCAGGAGCTCCAAGGTCTGGCCCTGTGGACCTGTTCCGGGATTTgctggaggaagggaaaggggtgACCAGAGGCAATAAGGACTATGAAGAAGAAAAACGACAGGAAAAA GAGAGGCAAGAAAAAGCGCTGGGCATCCTGACATACCTGGGCCAGAGTGCAGCAGAGGCCCAGACTCAACCCCCTTGGTACCAGCTCCCCCCAAAGCGAGGGGGTTCCCCAACAGGCTCAGGCACAGATGAGAAGATCAAGAGCCGACTAGACCCCTTACAGGAGATGCAGAAACAtctggggaagaagagaaggcaCAGCAGTGAAGAACGAGGTCAcaacagaaagggaaaaatggaAGGATCTGAGAAGCAGCGGCCCAAGCA GCCCCCATCCCTGGACCAGCTTCGAGCTGAGCGTCTTCGGCGGGAAGTGGCTGAGAGGGCTCGGGCTGAGGCCCTGCTGGCCCGGATCCAAGGCAGGGTACCCCAGGAAGGTCAGCCAGAGGAAGAGATAGATGATCGACGCCGGCGGTACAACTCTCAGTTCAACCCCCAGCTAGCCCGGCGGCCCCGCCAGCAGGATCATCTTGCTCACTGA
- the Mboat7 gene encoding lysophospholipid acyltransferase 7 isoform X1: MSPEEWTYLVVLLISIPIGFLFKKAGPGLKRWGAAAVGLGLTLFTCGPHTLHSLITILGTWALIQAQPCSCHALALAWTFSYLLFFRALSLLGLPTPTPFTNAVQLLLTLKLVSLASEVQDLHLAQRKEMASGFSKGPTLGLLPDVPSLMETLSYSYCYVGIMTGPFFRYRTYLDWLEQPFPEAVPSLRPLLRRAWPAPLFGLLFLLSSHLFPLEAVREDAFYARPLPARLFYMIPVFFAFRMRFYVAWIAAECGCIAAGFGAYPVAAKARAGGGPTLQCPPPSSPEKAASLEYDFETIRNIDCYSTDFCVRVRDGMRYWNMTVQWWLAQYIYKSAPARSYVLRSAWTMLLSAYWHGLHPGYYLSFLTIPLCLAAEGRLESALRWRLSPRGQKAWDWVHWFLKMRAYDYMCMGFVLLSTGDTLRYWSSIYFCVHFVALACLGLGLALGGGSPSRRKAALQSSGLAPEKLREE, from the exons ATGTCACCAGAAGAATGGACTTATCTGGTAGTTCTTCTTATCTCCATCCCTATCGGCTTCCTCTTTAAGAAAGCTG ggcctgggctgaAGAGATGGGGGGCAGCAGCTGTGGGCCTGGGACTCACCTTGTTCACCTGTGGTCCCCATACTTTGCATTCTTTGATCACCATCCTTGGGACCTGGGCCCTCATTCAGGCCCAGCCCTG CTCCTGCCATGCCCTGGCTCTCGCCTGGACCTTCTCCTATCTCCTGTTCTTCCGAGCCCTCAGCCTGCTGGGCCTGCCCACTCCCACGCCCTTCACCAATGCCGTCCAGCTGCTGTTGACACTGAAG CTGGTGAGTCTGGCCAGTGAGGTCCAGGACCTGCACCTGGCCCAGAGGAAGGAAATGGCCTCCGGCTTCAGCAAGGGGCCCACCCTGGGGCTGCTACCCGATGTGCCCTCCTTGATGGAGACACTCAGCTACAGCTACTGCTATGTGGGAATCATGACAG GCCCGTTCTTCCGCTACCGCACCTACCTGGACTGGCTGGAGCAGCCCTTCCCGGAGGCCGTGCCCAGCCTGCGGCCACTGCTGCGCCGCGCCTGGCCGGCCCCGCTGTTTGGCCTGCTCTTCCTGCTGTCCTCCCACCTCTTCCCGCTGGAGGCCGTGCGTGAGGACGCCTTCTACGCCCGCCCGCTGCCCGCCCGCCTCTTCTACATGATCCCCGTCTTCTTCGCCTTCCGCATGCGCTTCTACGTGGCCTGGATTGCCGCCGAGTGCGGCTGCATTGCCGCGGGCTTCGGGGCTTACCCCGTGGCCGCCAAAGCCCGGGCCGGGGGCGGCCCCACCCTCCAATGCCCACCCCCCAGCAG TCCGGAGAAGGCGGCTTCCCTGGAGTATGATTTTGAGACCATCCGCAACATCGACTGCTACAGCACAGATTTCTGCGTGCGGGTGCGGGATGGCATGCGGTACTGGAACATGACAGTGCAGTGGTGGCTGGCGCAGTACATCTACAAGAGCGCACCTGCCCGCTCCTACGTCCTGAG GAGCGCCTGGACCATGCTGCTGAGCGCCTACTGGCATGGCCTGCATCCTGGCTACTACCTGAGCTTCCTGACCATCCCGCTGTGCCTGGCCGCAGAGGGTCGCTTGGAGTCGGCCCTGAGGTGGCGGCTCAGTCCCAGGGGCCAGAAGGCCTGGGACTGGGTGCACTGGTTCCTGAAGATGCGCGCCTATGACTACATGTGCATGGGCTTTGTGCTCCTCTCCACGGGCGACACGCTCCGGTACTGGTCCTCCATCTACTTCTGCGTCCACTTCGTGGCCCTGGCCtgcctagggctggggctagcTCTGGGTGGGGGCAGCCCGAGCCGGCGAAAGGCAGCACTCCAATCCTCTGGCCTTGCCCCAGAAAAGCTCCGGGAGGAGTAA
- the Mboat7 gene encoding lysophospholipid acyltransferase 7 isoform X2 — MSPEEWTYLVVLLISIPIGFLFKKAGPGLKRWGAAAVGLGLTLFTCGPHTLHSLITILGTWALIQAQPCSCHALALAWTFSYLLFFRALSLLGLPTPTPFTNAVQLLLTLKLVSLASEVQDLHLAQRKEMASGFSKGPTLGLLPDVPSLMETLSYSYCYVGIMTGPFFRYRTYLDWLEQPFPEAVPSLRPLLRRAWPAPLFGLLFLLSSHLFPLEAVREDAFYARPLPARLFYMIPVFFAFRMRFYVAWIAAECGCIAAGFGAYPVAAKARAGGGPTLQCPPPSSPEKAASLEYDFETIRNIDCYSTDFCVRVRDGMRYWNMTVQWWLAQYIYKSAPARSYVLR; from the exons ATGTCACCAGAAGAATGGACTTATCTGGTAGTTCTTCTTATCTCCATCCCTATCGGCTTCCTCTTTAAGAAAGCTG ggcctgggctgaAGAGATGGGGGGCAGCAGCTGTGGGCCTGGGACTCACCTTGTTCACCTGTGGTCCCCATACTTTGCATTCTTTGATCACCATCCTTGGGACCTGGGCCCTCATTCAGGCCCAGCCCTG CTCCTGCCATGCCCTGGCTCTCGCCTGGACCTTCTCCTATCTCCTGTTCTTCCGAGCCCTCAGCCTGCTGGGCCTGCCCACTCCCACGCCCTTCACCAATGCCGTCCAGCTGCTGTTGACACTGAAG CTGGTGAGTCTGGCCAGTGAGGTCCAGGACCTGCACCTGGCCCAGAGGAAGGAAATGGCCTCCGGCTTCAGCAAGGGGCCCACCCTGGGGCTGCTACCCGATGTGCCCTCCTTGATGGAGACACTCAGCTACAGCTACTGCTATGTGGGAATCATGACAG GCCCGTTCTTCCGCTACCGCACCTACCTGGACTGGCTGGAGCAGCCCTTCCCGGAGGCCGTGCCCAGCCTGCGGCCACTGCTGCGCCGCGCCTGGCCGGCCCCGCTGTTTGGCCTGCTCTTCCTGCTGTCCTCCCACCTCTTCCCGCTGGAGGCCGTGCGTGAGGACGCCTTCTACGCCCGCCCGCTGCCCGCCCGCCTCTTCTACATGATCCCCGTCTTCTTCGCCTTCCGCATGCGCTTCTACGTGGCCTGGATTGCCGCCGAGTGCGGCTGCATTGCCGCGGGCTTCGGGGCTTACCCCGTGGCCGCCAAAGCCCGGGCCGGGGGCGGCCCCACCCTCCAATGCCCACCCCCCAGCAG TCCGGAGAAGGCGGCTTCCCTGGAGTATGATTTTGAGACCATCCGCAACATCGACTGCTACAGCACAGATTTCTGCGTGCGGGTGCGGGATGGCATGCGGTACTGGAACATGACAGTGCAGTGGTGGCTGGCGCAGTACATCTACAAGAGCGCACCTGCCCGCTCCTACGTCCTGAGGTGA
- the Cnot3 gene encoding CCR4-NOT transcription complex subunit 3 isoform X2, which produces MADKRKLQGEIDRCLKKVSEGVEQFEDIWQKLHNAANANQKEKYEADLKKEIKKLQRLRDQIKTWVASNEIKDKRQLIDNRKLIETQMERFKVVERETKTKAYSKEGLGLAQKVDPAQKEKEEVGQWLTNTIDTLNMQVDQFESEVESLSVQTRKKKGDKDKQDRIEGLKRHIEKHRYHVRMLETILRMLDNDSILVDAIRKIKDDVEYYVDSSQDPDFEENEFLYDDLDLEDIPQALVATSPPSHSHMEDEIFNQSSSTPTSTTSSSPIPPSPANCTTENSEDDKKRGRSTDSEVSQSPAKNGSKPVHSNQHPQSPAVPPTYPSGPPPAASALSTTPGNNGAPAPAAPPSALGPKASPAPSHNSGTPAPYAQAVAPPAPSGPSATQPRPPSAQPGGGGGGGGGGSGSNSNSSTGGGAGKQNGATSYSSVVADSPAEVALSSSGGNSASSQALGPASGPHNPPPSTSKESSAAAPTGAGGVAPGSGNNSGGPSLLVPLPVNPPSSPTPSFSEAKAAGALLNGPPQFSTTPEVKAPEPLSSLKSMAERAAISSGIEDPVPTLHLTERDIILSSTSAPPASAQPPLQLSEVNIPLSLGVCPLGPVPLTKEQLYQQAMEEAAWHHMPHPSDSERIRQYLPRNPCPTPPYHHQMPPPHSDTVEFYQRLSTETLFFIFYYLEGTKAQYLAAKALKKQSWRFHTKYMMWFQRHEEPKTITDEFEQGTYIYFDYEKWGQRKKEGFTFEYRYLEDRDLQ; this is translated from the exons ATGGCGGACAAGCGCAAACTCCAAG GTGAGATTGATCGCTGCCTTAAGAAGGTGTCCGAGGGTGTGGAGCAGTTTGAAGATATTTGGCAGAAG CTCCACAACGCAGCCAACGCGAACCAGAAAGAAAAGTATGAGGCTGACCTAAAGAAGGAGATTAAGAAGCTACAa CGGCTGAGGGACCAGATCAAGACATGGGTAGCATCCAATGAGATCAAGGACAAAAGGCAGCTTATTGACAACCGCAAGCTTATCGAGACG CAAATGGAACGGTTCAAAGTTGTGGAAAGAGAGACCAAAACCAAAGCCTATAGCAAGGAGGGCCTGGGCCTGGCACAGAAGGTGGATCCCgcccaaaaggaaaaggaagaggttGGCCAGTGGCTCACG AATACCATCGACACCCTAAACATGCAGGTGGACCAGTTTGAGAGTGAAGTGGAATCGCTGTCAGTGCAAACGCGCAAGAAGAAGGGCGACAAGGAT AAGCAGGACCGGATTGAGGGCTTGAAGCGGCACATCGAGAAGCACCGCTACCACGTGCGCATGCTGGAGACCATCCTGCGCATGCTGGACAATGACTCCATCCTCGTGGATGCCATTCGCAAGATCAAGGATGATGTTGAGTACTACGTTGACTCCTCTCAGGACCCTGACTTTGAGGAGAATGAGTTCCTCTATGATGACCTGGATCTCGAGGACATTC CACAGGCGCTGGTCGCCACCTCCCCCCCCAGCCACAGCCACATGGAGGACGAGATCTTCAACCAGTCCAGCAGCACGCCCACCTCAACCACCTCCAGCTCTCCCATCCCCCCCAGTCCAGCCAATTGCACCACG GAGAACTCTGAAGATGATAAGAAGAGAGGACGCTCGACAGATAGTGAAGTCAGCCAG TCTCCAGCCAAAAATGGTTCCAAGCCTGTCCACAGCAACCAGCATCCCCAGTCCCCAGCTGTGCCACCCACCTACCCCTCTGGTCCCCCGCCTGCCGCCTCTGCCTTGAGCACCACCCCTGGCAACAATGGGGCACCTGCCCCAGCAGCACCCCCAAGTGCCCTGGGCCCTAAGGCCAGTCCAGCTCCCAGCCACAACTCGGGCACCCCTGCCCCCTATGCTCAGGCTGTGGCCCCACCAGCCCCCAGTGGGCCCAGTGCTACCCAGCCCCGACCCCCCAGTGCCCAGCCTGGCGGGGGTGGTGGTGGCGGTGGTGGAGGGAGCGGCAGTAATAGTAACAGCAGCACAGGTGGAGGGGCTGGCAAGCAGAACGGTGCCACCA GCTACAGCTCAGTCGTGGCAGACAGCCCTGCAGAGGTGGCCCTGAGCAGCAGTGGGGGCAACAGTGCTAGCAGCCAGGCCCTGGGTCCGGCCTCAGGTCCCCACAATCCACCTCCCAGCACCTC GAAAGAATCCAGTGCGGCAGCCCCAACAGGGGCTGGCGGTGTGGCCCCAGGCTCAGGGAACAACTCAGGGGGACCCAGCCTTCTAGTGCCACTGCCTGTGAACCCTCCCAGCTCCCCAACGCCCAGCTTCAGTGAGGCCAAGGCAGCTGGTGCTCTGCTTAATGGACCTCCGCAGTTCAGCACCACCCCAGAAGTCAAG gcTCCTGAGCCTTTGAGCTCCCTGAAGTCCATGGCAGAGCGGGCAGCCATCAGCTCTGGTATTGAGGACCCTGTGCCAACGTTACACCTAACGGAGCGAG acATCATCCTGAGCAGCACATCAGCACCTCCGGCCTCAGCCCAGCCACCCCTGCAACTGTCAGAGGTGAACATACCACTGTCGCTGGGCGTGTGTCCACTGGGGCCAGTGCCCCTCACCAAGGAGCAGCTCTACCAGCAGGCCATGGAGGAGGCTGCCTGGCACCATATGCCCCACCCCTCTGACTCCGAGCGCATCCG GCAGTACCTACCCCGGAACCCTTGCCCGACGCCCCCCTACCACCACCAGATGCCGCCCCCACACTCGGACACCGTGGAGTTCTATCAGCGCCTGTCGACTGAGACGCTCTTCTTCATCTTCTACTATCTGGAG GGCACTAAAGCACAGTACCTGGCAGCCAAGGCCCTAAAGAAGCAATCATGGCGATTCCACACCAAGTACATGATGTGGTTCCAGAGGCACGAGGAGCCCAAGACCATCACCGATGAGTTTGAGCAG GGCACCTACATCTACTTTGACTACGAGAAGTGGGGCCAGCGGAAGAAGGAAGGCTTCACCTTTGAGTACCGCTACCTGGAGGACCGGGACCTCCAGTGA
- the Cnot3 gene encoding CCR4-NOT transcription complex subunit 3 isoform X1, translating into MADKRKLQGEIDRCLKKVSEGVEQFEDIWQKLHNAANANQKEKYEADLKKEIKKLQRLRDQIKTWVASNEIKDKRQLIDNRKLIETQMERFKVVERETKTKAYSKEGLGLAQKVDPAQKEKEEVGQWLTNTIDTLNMQVDQFESEVESLSVQTRKKKGDKDQKQDRIEGLKRHIEKHRYHVRMLETILRMLDNDSILVDAIRKIKDDVEYYVDSSQDPDFEENEFLYDDLDLEDIPQALVATSPPSHSHMEDEIFNQSSSTPTSTTSSSPIPPSPANCTTENSEDDKKRGRSTDSEVSQSPAKNGSKPVHSNQHPQSPAVPPTYPSGPPPAASALSTTPGNNGAPAPAAPPSALGPKASPAPSHNSGTPAPYAQAVAPPAPSGPSATQPRPPSAQPGGGGGGGGGGSGSNSNSSTGGGAGKQNGATSYSSVVADSPAEVALSSSGGNSASSQALGPASGPHNPPPSTSKESSAAAPTGAGGVAPGSGNNSGGPSLLVPLPVNPPSSPTPSFSEAKAAGALLNGPPQFSTTPEVKAPEPLSSLKSMAERAAISSGIEDPVPTLHLTERDIILSSTSAPPASAQPPLQLSEVNIPLSLGVCPLGPVPLTKEQLYQQAMEEAAWHHMPHPSDSERIRQYLPRNPCPTPPYHHQMPPPHSDTVEFYQRLSTETLFFIFYYLEGTKAQYLAAKALKKQSWRFHTKYMMWFQRHEEPKTITDEFEQGTYIYFDYEKWGQRKKEGFTFEYRYLEDRDLQ; encoded by the exons ATGGCGGACAAGCGCAAACTCCAAG GTGAGATTGATCGCTGCCTTAAGAAGGTGTCCGAGGGTGTGGAGCAGTTTGAAGATATTTGGCAGAAG CTCCACAACGCAGCCAACGCGAACCAGAAAGAAAAGTATGAGGCTGACCTAAAGAAGGAGATTAAGAAGCTACAa CGGCTGAGGGACCAGATCAAGACATGGGTAGCATCCAATGAGATCAAGGACAAAAGGCAGCTTATTGACAACCGCAAGCTTATCGAGACG CAAATGGAACGGTTCAAAGTTGTGGAAAGAGAGACCAAAACCAAAGCCTATAGCAAGGAGGGCCTGGGCCTGGCACAGAAGGTGGATCCCgcccaaaaggaaaaggaagaggttGGCCAGTGGCTCACG AATACCATCGACACCCTAAACATGCAGGTGGACCAGTTTGAGAGTGAAGTGGAATCGCTGTCAGTGCAAACGCGCAAGAAGAAGGGCGACAAGGAT CAGAAGCAGGACCGGATTGAGGGCTTGAAGCGGCACATCGAGAAGCACCGCTACCACGTGCGCATGCTGGAGACCATCCTGCGCATGCTGGACAATGACTCCATCCTCGTGGATGCCATTCGCAAGATCAAGGATGATGTTGAGTACTACGTTGACTCCTCTCAGGACCCTGACTTTGAGGAGAATGAGTTCCTCTATGATGACCTGGATCTCGAGGACATTC CACAGGCGCTGGTCGCCACCTCCCCCCCCAGCCACAGCCACATGGAGGACGAGATCTTCAACCAGTCCAGCAGCACGCCCACCTCAACCACCTCCAGCTCTCCCATCCCCCCCAGTCCAGCCAATTGCACCACG GAGAACTCTGAAGATGATAAGAAGAGAGGACGCTCGACAGATAGTGAAGTCAGCCAG TCTCCAGCCAAAAATGGTTCCAAGCCTGTCCACAGCAACCAGCATCCCCAGTCCCCAGCTGTGCCACCCACCTACCCCTCTGGTCCCCCGCCTGCCGCCTCTGCCTTGAGCACCACCCCTGGCAACAATGGGGCACCTGCCCCAGCAGCACCCCCAAGTGCCCTGGGCCCTAAGGCCAGTCCAGCTCCCAGCCACAACTCGGGCACCCCTGCCCCCTATGCTCAGGCTGTGGCCCCACCAGCCCCCAGTGGGCCCAGTGCTACCCAGCCCCGACCCCCCAGTGCCCAGCCTGGCGGGGGTGGTGGTGGCGGTGGTGGAGGGAGCGGCAGTAATAGTAACAGCAGCACAGGTGGAGGGGCTGGCAAGCAGAACGGTGCCACCA GCTACAGCTCAGTCGTGGCAGACAGCCCTGCAGAGGTGGCCCTGAGCAGCAGTGGGGGCAACAGTGCTAGCAGCCAGGCCCTGGGTCCGGCCTCAGGTCCCCACAATCCACCTCCCAGCACCTC GAAAGAATCCAGTGCGGCAGCCCCAACAGGGGCTGGCGGTGTGGCCCCAGGCTCAGGGAACAACTCAGGGGGACCCAGCCTTCTAGTGCCACTGCCTGTGAACCCTCCCAGCTCCCCAACGCCCAGCTTCAGTGAGGCCAAGGCAGCTGGTGCTCTGCTTAATGGACCTCCGCAGTTCAGCACCACCCCAGAAGTCAAG gcTCCTGAGCCTTTGAGCTCCCTGAAGTCCATGGCAGAGCGGGCAGCCATCAGCTCTGGTATTGAGGACCCTGTGCCAACGTTACACCTAACGGAGCGAG acATCATCCTGAGCAGCACATCAGCACCTCCGGCCTCAGCCCAGCCACCCCTGCAACTGTCAGAGGTGAACATACCACTGTCGCTGGGCGTGTGTCCACTGGGGCCAGTGCCCCTCACCAAGGAGCAGCTCTACCAGCAGGCCATGGAGGAGGCTGCCTGGCACCATATGCCCCACCCCTCTGACTCCGAGCGCATCCG GCAGTACCTACCCCGGAACCCTTGCCCGACGCCCCCCTACCACCACCAGATGCCGCCCCCACACTCGGACACCGTGGAGTTCTATCAGCGCCTGTCGACTGAGACGCTCTTCTTCATCTTCTACTATCTGGAG GGCACTAAAGCACAGTACCTGGCAGCCAAGGCCCTAAAGAAGCAATCATGGCGATTCCACACCAAGTACATGATGTGGTTCCAGAGGCACGAGGAGCCCAAGACCATCACCGATGAGTTTGAGCAG GGCACCTACATCTACTTTGACTACGAGAAGTGGGGCCAGCGGAAGAAGGAAGGCTTCACCTTTGAGTACCGCTACCTGGAGGACCGGGACCTCCAGTGA